One Lysobacter enzymogenes DNA segment encodes these proteins:
- the pgi gene encoding glucose-6-phosphate isomerase: MSDASRLNELRAEVGRVAATPLSRLVSADPARAGDFALKVGPVYANFARQHYDRDAVRWLFRAAEAAGSAQRVRALFDGETVNVTEGRPALHTALRGDFSHAPVAHEAHREALKARARMRATIEALEASEVTDIVSVGIGGSDLGPRLAVDALSGPKPGRFRVHFLSNVDGHAAQRTLAGLDPQRTAALLISKTFGTQETLLNGGILRDWLGDSAGLDGGRLYAISANLERPAQAFDIPPERILPMWDWVGGRYSLWSAVGLPIALAIGMDGFEQFLSGAAQMDAHVLQTPLESNLAAWHALTSIWNRNGLGYATQAVLAYDERLKLLSNYLQQLVMESLGKSVKLDGSPVGEDTVPVWWGGAGTDTQHSFFQALHQGTSIVPADFIGVVRSDAPYPQNHRALHANLLAQTEAFANGQRSDDPHRAYAGGRPSTTILLDALTPASLGALLAMYEHSVYLQSVFWGINAFDQFGVELGKQVASKLLPALAGEAQAEDPVTRELLARLRG; encoded by the coding sequence ATGAGCGACGCCTCCCGACTGAACGAGCTGCGCGCCGAGGTCGGGCGCGTCGCTGCCACGCCGCTGTCCCGACTGGTTTCCGCCGACCCGGCCCGCGCCGGCGACTTCGCGCTCAAGGTCGGGCCGGTCTACGCCAACTTCGCCCGCCAGCATTACGACCGCGATGCCGTGCGCTGGCTGTTCCGCGCCGCCGAGGCGGCCGGCAGCGCGCAGCGCGTGCGGGCGCTGTTCGACGGCGAGACCGTCAACGTCACCGAAGGCCGGCCGGCGCTGCACACCGCGCTGCGCGGCGATTTCTCCCACGCGCCGGTCGCGCATGAGGCCCACCGCGAAGCGCTCAAGGCGCGCGCGCGGATGCGCGCGACCATCGAAGCGCTGGAGGCGAGCGAGGTCACCGACATCGTCAGCGTCGGCATCGGCGGCTCCGATCTCGGCCCGCGGCTGGCGGTCGACGCGCTGAGCGGGCCGAAGCCAGGCCGTTTCCGCGTCCACTTCCTGTCCAACGTCGACGGCCACGCGGCCCAGCGCACGCTGGCCGGGCTCGATCCCCAGCGCACCGCGGCGCTGCTGATCTCCAAGACCTTCGGCACCCAGGAGACGCTGCTCAACGGCGGCATCCTGCGCGACTGGCTCGGCGACAGCGCGGGCCTGGACGGCGGGCGCCTGTACGCGATCAGCGCGAACCTCGAACGCCCCGCGCAGGCCTTCGACATCCCGCCCGAGCGCATCCTGCCGATGTGGGACTGGGTCGGCGGCCGCTATTCGCTGTGGTCGGCGGTGGGCCTGCCGATCGCGCTGGCGATCGGCATGGACGGGTTCGAGCAGTTCCTGTCCGGCGCCGCGCAGATGGACGCGCACGTGCTGCAGACGCCGCTGGAGAGCAACCTCGCCGCGTGGCACGCGCTGACCTCGATCTGGAACCGCAACGGCCTGGGCTACGCGACCCAGGCGGTGCTGGCCTACGACGAGCGCCTGAAGCTGCTGTCGAACTACCTGCAGCAGTTGGTGATGGAGAGCCTGGGCAAGTCGGTCAAGCTCGACGGCTCGCCGGTCGGCGAAGACACCGTGCCGGTGTGGTGGGGCGGCGCCGGCACCGACACCCAGCACAGCTTCTTCCAGGCGCTGCACCAAGGCACCTCGATCGTTCCGGCCGACTTCATCGGCGTGGTCCGCAGCGACGCGCCGTACCCGCAGAACCATCGCGCCCTGCACGCGAACCTGCTCGCGCAGACCGAGGCGTTCGCCAACGGCCAGCGCAGCGACGACCCGCACCGCGCCTACGCCGGCGGCCGCCCGAGCACGACGATCCTGCTCGACGCGCTGACCCCGGCCTCGCTCGGCGCGCTGCTGGCGATGTACGAGCACAGCGTGTACCTGCAGTCGGTGTTCTGGGGCATCAACGCCTTCGACCAGTTCGGCGTCGAACTCGGCAAGCAGGTCGCCAGCAAGCTGCTGCCGGCGCTGGCCGGCGAGGCGCAGGCGGAGGATCCGGTGACGCGCGAGTTGCTGGCGCGGCTGCGCGGCTGA
- the queG gene encoding tRNA epoxyqueuosine(34) reductase QueG, whose product MPGFYTCRIVSQIDASPSSPLPGPAGRPAPDYAALARRIRALAREFGFQRCGISGVELGEDEAYLLDWLERGLHGSMDWMARHGELRARPAQLLPGTVRVISVGLDYGRRDDEEAWATLADGERAYVARYALGRDYHKLMRQRLQRLAERLAELVGPFGHRVFVDSAPVLERALARNAGLGWIGKHTCLIDKDGGSWFFLGEIYVDLPLPVDAPASAHCGTCVRCIDVCPTQAIVAPHRLDARRCIAYLTIEHDGAIPLELREPIGNRIFGCDDCQLVCPWNKFAKRSDEPDFRARNDLDRATLAQLFAWEEDEFLRRTEGSAIRRSGHERWLRNIAVALGNAPTTPEAITALRSRLQHPSELVREHVQWALAKHEASL is encoded by the coding sequence ATGCCTGGATTCTATACTTGCCGCATCGTGAGCCAGATCGACGCCAGCCCCAGTTCGCCGCTGCCCGGCCCCGCCGGCCGCCCCGCGCCCGATTACGCGGCGCTGGCGCGGCGCATCCGCGCGCTGGCGCGCGAGTTCGGTTTCCAGCGCTGCGGCATCAGCGGGGTCGAGCTGGGCGAGGACGAGGCCTACCTGCTGGACTGGCTCGAACGCGGCCTGCACGGCTCGATGGACTGGATGGCGCGCCACGGCGAACTGCGCGCGCGCCCGGCGCAACTGCTGCCGGGCACGGTGCGGGTGATCTCGGTCGGGCTGGATTACGGCCGCCGCGACGACGAGGAAGCCTGGGCCACGCTCGCCGACGGCGAGCGCGCCTACGTCGCCCGCTACGCGCTCGGCCGCGACTACCACAAGCTCATGCGCCAGCGCCTGCAGCGCCTGGCCGAGCGCCTGGCCGAACTGGTCGGGCCGTTCGGCCACCGCGTGTTCGTCGATTCCGCGCCGGTGCTGGAACGCGCGCTGGCGCGCAACGCCGGGCTCGGCTGGATCGGCAAGCACACCTGCCTGATCGACAAGGACGGCGGCTCGTGGTTCTTCCTCGGCGAGATCTACGTCGACCTGCCGCTGCCGGTCGACGCCCCGGCCAGCGCGCACTGCGGCACCTGCGTGCGCTGCATCGACGTCTGCCCGACCCAGGCCATCGTCGCGCCGCACCGGCTCGACGCGCGCCGCTGCATCGCCTACCTGACCATCGAGCACGACGGCGCAATCCCGCTGGAACTGCGCGAGCCGATCGGCAACCGCATCTTCGGCTGCGACGACTGCCAGTTGGTCTGCCCCTGGAACAAGTTCGCCAAGCGCAGCGACGAGCCGGATTTCCGCGCCCGCAACGACCTCGACCGGGCGACGCTGGCGCAGCTGTTCGCGTGGGAAGAAGACGAGTTCCTGCGCCGCACCGAAGGCTCGGCGATCCGCCGCAGCGGGCACGAGCGCTGGCTGCGCAACATCGCGGTGGCGTTGGGCAATGCGCCGACGACGCCGGAGGCGATCACGGCCTTGCGTTCGCGCCTGCAACATCCCAGCGAACTGGTGCGCGAGCACGTCCAATGGGCGCTCGCGAAGCACGAAGCCTCGCTGTAG
- a CDS encoding NAD(P)H-hydrate dehydratase produces the protein MSRSAETEGRRAGARAATAPCPLYDAAALRAAERGAAAASGDAFELMRRAGEAAWREWLDRWSQAYSLLVVCGPGNNGGDGYVMATHALRNGRKVAVVRLRDHAPRSEPARRAADGYRDAGGATLEFDGALPPAEAIVDALFGIGLSRAPDAAAGALIEAINGHGAPVFALDVPSGVDADRGAVAGRAVVADCTLEFIARKRGLRTGAALDHVGEPVLASLGVDMSEHAAYPVAEWLRAPDLGRWLRPRRRDSHKGRNGRVLCIGGDHGYGGALVLCAQAALRSGAGLVDAATRADHVAPLLARLPEAMPRAVESSDDLRAALAAADVIAIGPGLGTQEWGALLFAAALTSDKPLLLDADALNLLAAQPRALPADCILTPHPGEAARLLGSDTARVQADRDAAVRALAERYRCAVVLKGAGTLVHAPGQGVRVIGAGNPGMAVGGMGDVLSGAIAALRAQGLDAFDAASCGALLHSTAGDRAARDDGERGLLPSDLMPWLRRCANPRADER, from the coding sequence ATGTCCCGGTCCGCCGAAACCGAAGGCCGCCGCGCCGGCGCCCGCGCCGCGACCGCGCCGTGCCCGCTCTACGACGCCGCGGCGTTGCGCGCGGCCGAGCGCGGCGCCGCCGCGGCCTCGGGCGACGCGTTCGAACTGATGCGCCGCGCCGGCGAAGCGGCCTGGCGCGAGTGGCTGGACCGCTGGAGCCAGGCCTATTCGCTGCTGGTGGTGTGCGGGCCCGGCAACAACGGCGGCGACGGCTACGTCATGGCGACCCACGCGCTGCGCAACGGCCGCAAGGTCGCGGTGGTGCGGCTGCGCGACCACGCGCCGCGCAGCGAACCGGCGCGCCGCGCCGCGGACGGCTACCGCGACGCCGGCGGCGCGACGCTCGAATTCGACGGCGCGCTGCCGCCGGCCGAGGCGATCGTCGACGCCTTGTTCGGCATCGGCCTGAGCCGCGCGCCCGATGCCGCGGCGGGCGCGTTGATCGAGGCGATCAACGGCCACGGCGCGCCGGTGTTCGCGCTCGACGTTCCCAGCGGCGTCGATGCCGATCGCGGCGCGGTCGCGGGCCGCGCGGTGGTCGCCGACTGCACGCTCGAATTCATCGCCCGCAAGCGCGGGCTGCGCACCGGCGCCGCGCTGGACCACGTCGGCGAACCGGTGCTGGCGTCGCTGGGCGTGGACATGTCCGAACATGCGGCCTATCCGGTCGCCGAGTGGCTGCGCGCGCCGGATCTGGGCCGCTGGCTGCGTCCGCGCCGGCGCGACAGCCACAAGGGCCGCAACGGCCGGGTGCTGTGCATCGGCGGCGACCACGGCTACGGCGGCGCGCTGGTCCTGTGCGCGCAGGCGGCGCTGCGCAGCGGCGCGGGCTTGGTCGATGCCGCCACCCGCGCCGACCACGTCGCACCGTTGCTGGCGCGCCTGCCCGAGGCGATGCCGCGCGCGGTCGAATCCAGCGACGACCTGCGCGCCGCGCTCGCCGCCGCCGACGTGATCGCGATCGGCCCGGGCTTGGGCACCCAGGAGTGGGGCGCGCTGCTGTTCGCCGCCGCGCTGACCAGCGACAAGCCGCTGCTGCTCGACGCCGATGCGTTGAACCTGCTGGCCGCGCAGCCGCGCGCGCTGCCGGCCGACTGCATCCTCACCCCGCATCCGGGCGAGGCCGCGCGCCTGCTCGGCAGCGACACCGCGCGGGTGCAGGCCGACCGCGACGCCGCGGTGCGCGCCTTGGCCGAGCGCTACCGCTGCGCGGTCGTGCTCAAGGGCGCGGGCACGCTGGTGCACGCGCCGGGGCAGGGCGTGCGCGTGATCGGGGCGGGCAATCCCGGCATGGCGGTCGGCGGCATGGGCGACGTGCTCAGCGGCGCGATCGCGGCGCTGCGCGCGCAAGGGCTGGACGCGTTCGATGCGGCCAGTTGCGGCGCGCTGTTGCATTCGACGGCCGGCGACCGCGCCGCGCGCGACGACGGCGAACGCGGCCTGCTGCCGAGCGACCTGATGCCGTGGCTGCGCCGCTGCGCCAATCCGCGCGCGGATGAGCGATGA
- the tsaE gene encoding tRNA (adenosine(37)-N6)-threonylcarbamoyltransferase complex ATPase subunit type 1 TsaE: MSHDVLSELRLHLADADATDALGAALAAARARLPANAPPLHVHLHGDLGAGKSTLARALLRALGVQGAIRSPTYTLVERYGLNDGGEAWHLDLYRIGDAGELEFLGLDGGEASLWLIEWPERGRGWLPAADLRIDLAVDGAGRSARLQAASPAARAWLDGVAAMGATVAFTGSA, from the coding sequence ATGAGTCACGATGTCCTTTCCGAATTGCGCCTGCATCTGGCCGATGCCGACGCCACCGACGCGCTCGGCGCCGCGCTCGCGGCCGCGCGCGCGCGCCTGCCGGCGAACGCGCCGCCGCTGCACGTGCACCTGCACGGCGACCTCGGCGCGGGCAAGTCGACCCTGGCGCGCGCGCTGTTGCGCGCGCTCGGCGTGCAGGGCGCGATCCGCAGCCCCACCTACACCCTGGTCGAGCGCTACGGGTTGAACGACGGCGGCGAAGCCTGGCATCTCGACCTGTACCGCATCGGCGACGCCGGCGAGCTGGAGTTCCTCGGCCTGGACGGCGGCGAGGCCTCGCTGTGGCTGATCGAGTGGCCCGAACGCGGTCGCGGCTGGTTGCCGGCGGCCGACCTGCGGATCGACCTCGCCGTCGACGGCGCCGGGCGCAGCGCCCGCCTGCAGGCCGCCAGTCCGGCGGCGCGGGCCTGGCTGGACGGGGTCGCAGCAATGGGTGCGACAGTGGCGTTCACAGGCTCGGCCTAG
- a CDS encoding N-acetylmuramoyl-L-alanine amidase: MGLALLAALAWNLAHASEIKGLELRNGATGTRAEIALDGAGQYKVISLKGPDRLVVDLPASRLGKGVKLPAGAGLIKSVRVGEPQPGTARIVFDLAQPVAVLKPRIEQGAGGPRLVLEWPGDGSEPAVAAAPKAEAPAAAAAVVPATVAAAAPAQAAPGSEPADPAVASNAATSKLISELAARGAAGAPAAHAGQPAGAQVANVQPASVPAASLPAANAPATNMPATNMPATNMPATTMQAPAVAAALPPTGAQRAAAQAVFEQAAQAPVPTTVATGVPTRIATGVPTRIATGVPTPMPGSAAANAAANPNPTTAAPGAPANEPAPPAGAVKTLKDVMRGRGMRPLVIAIDPGHGGQDPGAIGQGGKREKDVTLAIGRELARQINATPGLKAYMTRDTDVFIPLPRRAQLARQAKADMFVSIHADAAENRSASGSSVYVLSLKGATSQRARWLADKENASDLIGGVRLQQTDNTLASVLLDLTQSGHMKASEDAAAHVLDGLRDVGKNHKPHVEKANFAVLRTSDMPAMLVETNFISNPEEERRLTDPAHQRALARAVLGGINNYFTRQPPPGSLYAARAEAQQAQGGGFGGGGSP; this comes from the coding sequence ATGGGCCTGGCGCTCTTGGCAGCGCTGGCCTGGAATCTCGCTCATGCGAGCGAAATCAAGGGCTTGGAACTGCGCAACGGCGCCACCGGTACCCGTGCCGAGATCGCCCTCGACGGCGCCGGCCAGTACAAGGTCATCAGCCTCAAGGGCCCCGACCGTCTCGTCGTCGACCTGCCGGCCTCGCGCCTGGGCAAGGGCGTCAAGCTGCCGGCCGGTGCCGGCCTGATCAAGTCCGTGCGCGTCGGCGAGCCCCAGCCGGGTACCGCGCGCATCGTGTTCGACCTCGCCCAGCCGGTCGCGGTGCTCAAGCCGCGCATCGAGCAGGGCGCCGGCGGTCCGCGCCTGGTGCTGGAATGGCCCGGCGACGGCAGCGAGCCGGCGGTCGCCGCCGCGCCGAAGGCCGAAGCGCCCGCCGCAGCGGCTGCTGTCGTTCCCGCCACGGTTGCCGCAGCCGCGCCGGCGCAGGCCGCGCCCGGCAGCGAACCCGCCGATCCTGCGGTCGCGTCCAACGCCGCCACCAGCAAGCTGATTTCCGAACTCGCCGCGCGCGGCGCGGCGGGTGCGCCGGCGGCGCATGCCGGTCAGCCCGCGGGCGCGCAGGTCGCCAACGTGCAGCCCGCGTCCGTGCCGGCCGCGAGCCTGCCGGCGGCGAACGCGCCGGCTACGAACATGCCTGCTACGAACATGCCGGCTACGAACATGCCGGCTACGACCATGCAAGCGCCCGCCGTCGCGGCAGCGCTGCCGCCGACCGGCGCGCAGCGGGCCGCCGCCCAGGCGGTGTTCGAACAGGCCGCGCAGGCGCCGGTGCCGACCACGGTCGCGACCGGCGTCCCGACCCGCATCGCCACCGGCGTGCCCACCCGCATCGCCACCGGCGTGCCGACGCCGATGCCGGGTTCGGCCGCGGCCAATGCGGCGGCCAATCCCAATCCGACCACCGCCGCGCCGGGCGCGCCAGCGAACGAACCCGCGCCGCCGGCCGGTGCGGTCAAGACCCTTAAGGACGTCATGCGCGGCCGCGGCATGCGCCCGCTGGTCATCGCCATCGATCCCGGCCACGGCGGCCAGGATCCCGGCGCGATCGGCCAGGGCGGCAAGCGCGAGAAGGACGTGACCCTGGCGATCGGCCGCGAACTGGCGCGCCAGATCAACGCCACCCCGGGCCTGAAGGCCTACATGACCCGCGACACCGACGTGTTCATCCCGTTGCCGCGGCGCGCCCAACTGGCGCGCCAGGCCAAGGCCGACATGTTCGTCTCGATCCATGCCGATGCGGCCGAGAACCGCAGCGCGAGCGGCTCGTCGGTGTACGTGCTCTCGCTCAAGGGCGCGACCTCGCAGCGCGCGCGCTGGCTGGCGGACAAGGAAAACGCCTCCGACCTGATCGGCGGCGTGCGCCTGCAGCAGACCGACAACACCTTGGCCTCGGTGCTGCTCGACCTGACCCAGAGCGGCCACATGAAGGCCTCCGAGGACGCCGCCGCGCACGTGCTCGACGGCCTGCGCGACGTCGGCAAGAACCACAAGCCGCACGTGGAAAAGGCCAACTTCGCGGTTCTGCGCACCTCGGACATGCCGGCGATGCTGGTGGAGACCAACTTCATCTCCAACCCGGAAGAAGAGCGCCGCCTGACCGATCCCGCGCACCAGCGCGCGCTGGCGCGGGCGGTGCTCGGCGGGATCAACAACTACTTCACCCGCCAGCCGCCGCCGGGCTCGCTGTACGCGGCGCGCGCCGAAGCGCAGCAGGCGCAGGGCGGCGGATTCGGCGGGGGCGGCAGCCCCTGA
- a CDS encoding pentapeptide repeat-containing protein, whose translation MSADDTGPADAADDADLIAAIRRRLSDRGSLWINQRYSHEGEPAQREYFLKPARRGDIDGANLHGAILDGTILDGAILDGTILDGTILHGTILHGTILLGFDDWQDRHEDAVDLYLSHRRLSFDTLAQALAYTFAQLPLRPEDLRAAVRRR comes from the coding sequence ATGAGCGCCGACGACACCGGGCCCGCCGACGCGGCCGACGACGCCGACTTGATCGCCGCGATCCGCCGCCGCCTGTCCGACCGCGGCAGCCTGTGGATCAACCAGCGCTATTCGCACGAAGGCGAACCCGCGCAGCGCGAATACTTCCTCAAGCCCGCGCGGCGCGGCGACATCGACGGCGCGAACCTGCATGGCGCGATCCTGGACGGCACGATCCTGGACGGCGCGATCCTGGACGGCACGATCCTGGACGGCACGATTCTGCATGGCACGATCCTGCACGGCACGATCCTGCTCGGTTTCGACGACTGGCAGGATCGCCACGAGGACGCCGTCGATCTCTATCTCAGCCACCGGCGCCTGAGCTTCGACACGCTGGCGCAGGCCCTGGCCTACACCTTCGCGCAGTTGCCGTTGCGGCCCGAGGATCTGCGCGCGGCGGTCCGCCGCCGCTGA
- the mutL gene encoding DNA mismatch repair endonuclease MutL — protein sequence MTIRQLPDTLINQIAAGEVVERPASVVKELVENALDAGARRVDIDLEEGGVRLIRIRDDGKGIAADELPLAVSRHATSKIASLDDLEGVTTLGFRGEALPSIASVSRFSLSSRRIGEDRGAVLEIDGGRLGEVAPKPHPQGTTVEVRDLFFNVPARRKFLKAERTELGHIEEWLRQLALARPDVELRVSHNGKPTRRWKGEGDQIDLGLSDVRIGEALGEEFARNALRVDHSGAGLRLHGWIAQPSYNRASADQQYLYVNGRAVRDRSIAHAVKQAYSDVLFHGRQPAYVLFLELDPRRVDVNVHPAKHEVRFRDARLIHDFVYRTLNDALAQTRAGALPSAQTGEFGGGHPPDPGAAAPPSQAGMYQYRPTAPLALRVQETQAGYAALYGGNGGGGSGSGGAPAGGYPAPASYSGGGSAYAAPALPHSDDETLPPLGYAIAQLHGIYVLAETAEGLIVVDMHAAHERIGYEKLKFAHDHEGLRTQPLLVPATLAVSEREAEVAEREEATLIALGFEVTRAGPQSLALRAVPALLAHGDVEALLRDVLADLREHGESRRVGAARDELLATMACHGAVRANRRLTLPEMNALLREMEATERSGQCNHGRPTWARFTLSEIDRWFLRGR from the coding sequence GTGACCATCCGCCAGCTCCCCGACACCCTCATCAACCAGATCGCCGCCGGCGAAGTGGTCGAACGGCCCGCGTCCGTGGTCAAGGAACTGGTCGAGAACGCGCTCGACGCCGGCGCGCGCCGGGTCGATATCGACCTCGAAGAAGGCGGGGTGCGGCTGATCCGCATCCGCGACGACGGCAAGGGCATCGCCGCCGACGAACTGCCGCTGGCGGTGTCGCGCCACGCCACCAGCAAGATCGCTTCGCTCGACGACCTGGAAGGCGTGACCACGCTGGGTTTCCGTGGCGAGGCGCTGCCGTCGATCGCCTCGGTCAGCCGCTTTTCGCTGTCCTCGCGCCGGATCGGCGAGGACCGCGGCGCGGTGCTGGAGATCGACGGCGGCCGGCTCGGCGAGGTCGCGCCCAAGCCGCATCCGCAGGGCACCACGGTCGAGGTGCGCGACCTGTTCTTCAACGTTCCGGCACGGCGCAAGTTCCTCAAGGCCGAGCGCACCGAGCTGGGCCATATCGAGGAATGGCTGCGGCAGCTGGCGTTGGCGCGTCCCGACGTGGAGTTGCGGGTCTCGCACAACGGCAAGCCGACCCGGCGCTGGAAAGGCGAGGGCGACCAGATCGACTTGGGCCTGTCGGACGTGCGCATCGGCGAGGCGCTCGGCGAGGAATTCGCCCGCAACGCGCTGCGCGTGGACCACAGCGGCGCCGGGCTGCGCCTGCACGGCTGGATCGCCCAGCCGTCGTACAACCGCGCCAGCGCCGACCAGCAATACCTCTACGTCAACGGCCGCGCGGTGCGCGACCGCAGCATCGCCCACGCGGTCAAGCAGGCGTACTCGGACGTGCTGTTCCATGGCCGCCAGCCGGCGTACGTGCTGTTCCTGGAGCTGGACCCGCGCCGGGTCGACGTCAACGTGCACCCGGCCAAGCACGAGGTGCGCTTCCGCGACGCGCGGCTGATCCACGACTTCGTCTATCGCACGCTCAACGACGCGTTGGCGCAAACCCGCGCCGGCGCACTGCCGTCGGCGCAGACCGGCGAGTTCGGCGGCGGCCATCCGCCCGATCCGGGCGCGGCCGCGCCGCCGTCGCAGGCGGGCATGTACCAGTACCGGCCGACCGCGCCGCTGGCCTTGCGCGTGCAGGAGACCCAGGCCGGTTATGCGGCGCTGTACGGCGGCAACGGTGGCGGCGGCAGTGGCAGTGGCGGCGCGCCTGCCGGCGGTTACCCCGCGCCGGCGAGTTACTCGGGCGGCGGCAGCGCCTACGCCGCGCCCGCGCTGCCGCACAGCGACGACGAGACCCTGCCGCCGCTGGGCTACGCGATCGCCCAGCTGCACGGCATCTACGTGCTGGCCGAGACCGCCGAGGGCCTGATCGTGGTCGACATGCACGCCGCCCACGAACGCATCGGCTACGAAAAGCTCAAGTTCGCCCACGACCATGAAGGCTTGCGCACCCAGCCGCTGCTGGTGCCGGCGACGCTGGCGGTGTCCGAGCGCGAGGCCGAAGTCGCCGAGCGCGAGGAGGCGACGCTGATCGCGCTGGGCTTCGAGGTCACCCGCGCCGGCCCGCAGTCGCTGGCCCTGCGCGCGGTGCCGGCGCTGCTCGCCCACGGCGATGTCGAGGCGCTGCTGCGCGACGTGCTGGCGGACCTGCGCGAACACGGCGAATCGCGCCGGGTCGGCGCTGCCCGCGACGAGTTGCTGGCGACCATGGCCTGCCACGGCGCGGTGCGCGCGAATCGCCGTCTCACTTTGCCGGAAATGAACGCCTTGCTGCGCGAGATGGAGGCGACCGAACGCTCCGGTCAGTGCAATCATGGGCGCCCGACCTGGGCCCGCTTCACCCTGTCGGAAATCGACCGCTGGTTCCTGCGAGGGCGCTGA
- a CDS encoding DUF1684 domain-containing protein encodes MPSHSGASRWWLCAAAALALAGCGSPEQQARAEREAERAVHAIQDFQRDQQIWREQRHRELLKPDGWTSLVGLHPIEPGAHYFGSDADNGIRVGVGPGHIGLLNLDKGRLRFVPERGLTLTLNEQPLKGAAVLLADDSPAGPTRIGFDEGKGVLTAIKRGGRWYLRVRHADAPSRVGFSAIEYWPATQDWKLSAKFVAHPAGQTIEVANIIGVIEPTPNPGAVEFERDGRSFRLEALDQGGEELMLVFADRTSGHGSYSAGRFLDVPRPNPQGKVTVDFNKAYNPPCAFTPFATCPLPPQGNRLDLEVTAGEKAYKPAGAAAHAS; translated from the coding sequence TTGCCGTCCCATTCCGGCGCGTCGCGCTGGTGGTTGTGCGCGGCCGCCGCGCTGGCGCTGGCCGGCTGCGGTTCGCCGGAACAGCAGGCGCGGGCCGAACGCGAGGCCGAGCGCGCGGTCCACGCCATCCAGGACTTCCAGCGCGACCAGCAGATCTGGCGCGAGCAACGCCATCGCGAACTGCTCAAGCCCGACGGCTGGACCAGCCTGGTCGGGCTGCATCCGATCGAGCCGGGCGCGCATTACTTCGGCAGCGACGCCGACAACGGCATCCGCGTCGGCGTCGGCCCCGGCCACATCGGGCTGCTGAACCTGGACAAGGGCCGGCTGCGCTTCGTGCCCGAGCGCGGCCTGACGCTGACCCTCAACGAGCAGCCGCTGAAGGGCGCGGCGGTGCTGCTGGCCGACGACTCCCCGGCCGGCCCGACCCGGATCGGCTTCGACGAAGGCAAGGGCGTGCTGACCGCGATCAAGCGCGGCGGCCGCTGGTACCTGCGCGTGCGCCATGCCGACGCGCCCAGCCGGGTCGGCTTCAGCGCGATCGAGTACTGGCCGGCGACGCAGGACTGGAAGCTCAGCGCCAAGTTCGTCGCCCATCCGGCCGGGCAGACCATCGAGGTCGCCAACATCATCGGCGTGATCGAGCCGACCCCGAACCCCGGCGCGGTCGAGTTCGAGCGCGACGGCCGCAGCTTCCGCCTGGAGGCGCTGGATCAGGGCGGCGAGGAGCTGATGCTGGTGTTCGCCGACCGCACCAGCGGCCACGGCAGCTACAGCGCCGGGCGCTTCCTCGACGTGCCGCGGCCGAACCCGCAGGGCAAGGTCACGGTCGATTTCAACAAGGCCTACAACCCGCCGTGCGCGTTCACCCCGTTCGCGACCTGTCCGCTGCCGCCGCAGGGCAACCGGCTGGATCTGGAGGTGACGGCGGGGGAGAAGGCGTACAAGCCTGCGGGTGCAGCGGCGCACGCGTCTTGA